A single Bufo bufo chromosome 6, aBufBuf1.1, whole genome shotgun sequence DNA region contains:
- the LOC121004094 gene encoding oocyte zinc finger protein XlCOF8.4-like isoform X2: MTTSPSHHQVSCPGWEVLVAGVPSWVSRKTITGHLHDNASSHGQDSYFPRQLNHSSWSHLRNDSKKAKNDLIEVSCDGGSLTYISNYVPKDQAQYSSTQVIEKQVSCNGGTLIDTNIYTTTDDTKQHPSTHIMEELVSCDEENLTDPDIYTLTNPTQYDPSPYIQEKPASSDGGTHTDININTSTNDNEQYPSTHIMDEPVSCDEENLADSGTSKDPTQHYPSSYIKEKPASYDGQVLTDPNIYSYTDDNEHYSTIHITERAFSCNKEKLTDLNFYTTTDPIQRNPSPYIKEELVSCDEGLTEPNTHPPTEHAQQYPTTTIKEEPVSCDEDFTEPNICTPTDHLQYPSLHNKDEPVSCDEDLTEPNNYTPTAHAQQYPTIHIKEEPVSCDEELTEPNCYPPMDHLQYLSPHIKEEPVSSDGPNKYILTNHSQEHQYAYIQMENDSENAINITSPNIYTQRYRVQHPATYVKKEPVSCDGRSTHTDHTQPNPTTHIKEKTVPYDVRDFINVYSYYTQYQPTHVKQPQPVSCRGKTKFAQQNEVPVTCHFGFFKETDLCNAKDHTQSFPSTCVKDNISVQQSPALGNPDVKTENPPSPVKVIVLAHLVDVDHAKPDRTSNKYENFQSQECVASTSYRFKHDMETRLSFRNRSSLVGKPEASQTFGDISNLTKYSRTHSKKKTPQCSECGQYFLRKVQLDAHLKMHAKHKSFQCSDCGKKNLDDFQLLDWAKHNGETNYLCSVCRTRSDNKADFTPEKDHKGEKPFQCPECGKCFSIYYELFIHKKTHTEQSNHNGEKPFQCHECGKSFSIYYELYIHKKTHMEDFSEEL, encoded by the exons gtttcctgtcctggatgggaggtcCTGGTCgcaggggtgccgtcatgggtttcaagaaaaacaattaccg GTCACCTTCATGACAATGCATCCTCACATGGGCAAGATTCTTATTTCCCCAGGCAATTAAATCATTCCAGTTGGAGCCATTTAAGAAACGATTCCAAGAAGGCCAAAAATGATTTAATTGAAGTTTCATGTGATGGGGGAAGCTTAACATACATTAGCAATTATGTACCCAAAGATCAAGCACAATATTCATCTACTCAAGTTATTGAGAAACAAGTCTCATGTAATGGAGGAACCCTCATAGATACCAACATTTATACAACCACTGATGATACCAAACAACATCCATCTACACATATTATGGAGGAACTAGTCTCTTGTGATGAAGAAAACCTTACAGATCCTGATATTTATACACTAACAAATCCCACACAATATGACCCATCTCCTTATATTCAAGAGAAACCAGCCTCATCTGATGGAGGAACCCATACAGACATCAACATTAATACATCTACAAATGATAATGAACAATATCCATCTACACATATCATGGATGAACCAGTCTCATGTGATGAAGAAAACCTTGCAGACTCTGGTACATCCAAAGATCCTACGCAACATTATCCATCTTCTTATATTAAGGAGAAACCAGCATCATATGATGGACAAGTCCTCACAGACCCAAACATTTATTCATACACAGATGATAATGAGCATTATTCAACTATACATATTACGGAAAGAGCATTCTCATGTAATAAAGAAAAGCTTACAGACCTTAATTTTTATACAACCACAGATCCTATACAACGCAATCCGTCTCCTTATATTAAGGAGGAACTAGTCTCATGTGATGAAGGTCTCACAGAACCCAACACTCATCCACCCACAGAGCATGCACAACAATATCCAACTACAACTATTAAGGAGGAACCAGTCTCGTGTGATGAAGATTTCACAGAACCCAACATTTGTACACCCACAGACCATTTACAATATCCATCTCTTCATAATAAAGATGAACCAGTCTCATGTGATGAAGATCTCACAGAACCCAACAATTATACACCCACAGCTCATGCACAACAATATCCAACTATACATATCAAGGAAGAACCAGTGTCATGTGATGAAGAACTCACGGAACCCAACTGTTATCCACCCATGGACCATTTACAATATCTGTCCCCTCATATTAAGGAGGAACCAGTCTCAAGTGATGGCCCCAACAAATATATACTAACAAATCATAGTCAGGAACACCAGTATGCTtatattcaaatggaaaatgaCTCAGAAAATGCAATAAACATTACCAGTCCTAATATTTATACACAGAGATATCGTGTGCAACATCCAGCTACTTATGTTAAAAAGGAACCAGTCTCGTGTGATGGTAGAAGTACACACACAGATCACACACAACCAAATCCAACTACACATATTAAGGAGAAAACAGTACCATATGATGTACGAGACTTCATAAACGTATACAGTTACTATACACAATATCAACCTACACATGTTAAACAACCGCAACCAGTTTCATGTCGAGGCAAAACCAAATTTGCCCAACAAAATGAAGTACCAGTCACTTGTCACTTTGGATTCTTTAAAGAGACTGATCTTTGTAACGCTAAAGACCATACACAAAGCTTTCCATCCACTTGTGTTAAGGATAACATATCTGTACAACAATCACCAGCTTTAGGTAATCCAGATGTAAAAACAGAAAACCCCCCATCACCTGTGAAGGTTATAGTACTGGCTCACTTAGTTGATGTAGATCATGCTAAACCAGATCGCACAAGCAACAAATATGAGAACTTCCAGAGCCAGGAATGTGTTGCGAGCACTTCTTATCGTTTTAAACATGATATGGAGACAAGGTTGTCTTTCAGAAATCGTTCTAGTTTAGTGGGAAAACCTGAAGCAAGTCAGACATTTGGTGACATTTCCAATCTTACAAAATACTCAAGGACTCATTCTAAGAAGAAAACTCCccaatgttcagaatgtggacagTATTTTCTAAGAAAGGTCCAACTTGATGCCCACCTAAAAATGCACGCAAAACATAAGTCCTTTCAGTGTTCagattgtggcaaaaaaaatttggacGACTTTCAACTATTGGATTGGGCAAAACATAACGGGGAAACAAATTATCTATGTTCTGTGTGTAGGACACGTTCCGACAATAAAGCAGATTTTACTCCTGAAAAAGATCACAAAGGAGAGAAACCATTCCAGTGTCCTGAATGCGGCAAATGTTTCAGTATCTACTATGAACTCTTTATTCATAAAAAGACTCACACAGAACAAAGTAACCACAATGGAGAAAAACCATTCCAGTGTCATGAATGCGGCAAAAGTTTCAGTATCTATTATGaactctatattcataaaaagaCTCACATGGAAGACTTCTCTGAAGAACTGTGA